The nucleotide sequence CCCCTATGCGTGCCCAGAATGTTCCCCTGCATATCCACAATCGGTCCCGGCTTCAATCCCCCTACCCTCTCTAAGAGAAACTCCTGATAGTTTTTCTGTGTTACAAAACATATATCCTGGCTCTCCTGTTTTTCCGCAACAGGCAAGAAAGCTTTTTTCGCTATTTCCCTTACTTCATCCTTGGTCAGAGAGGCGAGGGGAAACAGTATGATCCCCAAACCCTCGTAGGGAATGGCATAGAGAAAATATGTCTGATCTTTCTTTCTGTCCTTCGGCCGTTTCAGACAATAACCCGCTTCATTTCGTTCAATGGCCGCATAATGTCCCGTCGCCAGGAAATCAAAACCGAGCACCTTCGCCTTTTCCAGAAGACTCCCGAATTTCAGGTAGCGATTGCAATCCACACAGGGATTCGGTGTCCTTCCTTTTTTATACTCACTGACGAATTTAGCGATAACTTTCTCCTCCAGCTCTCCCGCATAATCAAAAGCATAGTGAGGAATTTTGAGCCGGTTACAGACCCTTTTCGCATCATCGACTGCGGTAGCGCCGCAGCATCTTACGCGATCTCCTCCTCCCGTTATGCCAAAGCACATGGTCACACCGGAAACATCATACCCTTCATTTTTCAGCAACATGGCTGCGACTGATGAATCGACGCCGCCGCTCATGGCTACTAAAACTTTTTTGCCCATATGTTTCCTTTACTACGAAAATTCTCTCCATATTTTCCCCCTTTAGCAAAGGGGGCTGGGGGGATTTGATAATCGCCTGAAAAATCCCCCTGTATCCCCCTTTCAAAAAGGGGGAAATTATCAGGGGAGTTATGCGTTCCTCTATGCAGCCTTGCCGGTTGCGGATTTTGTTGACCGCATCCGATAATCATCGAGGGCCCTTTTTAACGCCTCTTCCGCCAGAACAGAACAGTGCATCTTGATGGGCGGGAGTCCCCCTAACGCTTCCGCAACGGCCCGGTTGGATATCTTCAAGGCGTCTTCAATTGTCTTGTTCTTCACCAGTTCCGTAACCATGGAACTCGTGGCAATCGCAGCACCGCAGCCGAAGGTCTTGAACTTTGCATCAGTGATAATGCCGCCATCAACCTTGATAGTGAGTTCCATAATATCACCGCATACGGGGTTTCCTACCTTTCCCACCCCATCGGGGTTTTCAATTTCACCGACATTTCTCGGATTCCTGAAATGCTCCATAACCTTTTCACTGTACTGCATTATTTAACCTCCTTTTTGTAGAGAGGAGACATTGAACGCAATTTTCCGACGATAGCGGGCAGGACCGCAAGGACATAAACGATGTCGTCTTCCGAAGTC is from Deltaproteobacteria bacterium and encodes:
- the mnmA gene encoding tRNA 2-thiouridine(34) synthase MnmA, which produces MGKKVLVAMSGGVDSSVAAMLLKNEGYDVSGVTMCFGITGGGDRVRCCGATAVDDAKRVCNRLKIPHYAFDYAGELEEKVIAKFVSEYKKGRTPNPCVDCNRYLKFGSLLEKAKVLGFDFLATGHYAAIERNEAGYCLKRPKDRKKDQTYFLYAIPYEGLGIILFPLASLTKDEVREIAKKAFLPVAEKQESQDICFVTQKNYQEFLLERVGGLKPGPIVDMQGNILGTHRGIIFHTIGQRGGLGISHKTPLYVVSIDPDENRIVVGEKKDLKAKGLLAGDMNMLAESWPRQVYAKIRYRKKEAPCDVTAENDRLRVIFVEEQEAITPGQSVVFYENDRVLGGGVIEEVLHGTC
- the nifU gene encoding Fe-S cluster assembly scaffold protein NifU; its protein translation is MQYSEKVMEHFRNPRNVGEIENPDGVGKVGNPVCGDIMELTIKVDGGIITDAKFKTFGCGAAIATSSMVTELVKNKTIEDALKISNRAVAEALGGLPPIKMHCSVLAEEALKRALDDYRMRSTKSATGKAA